In Acipenser ruthenus chromosome 1, fAciRut3.2 maternal haplotype, whole genome shotgun sequence, the genomic stretch GTACGAGTCTTACTTTTTAAACTGAACATTTGTGACTAAGTGATTTAGAAAACTTTTGTTATAATATTGCACATAATCATCAATATTGCATGTATGCCCCATGTATCAGTTAACTTTTTCTGGTAGAAATGTGATCACCACAATTAATGCCTCAAGGAATGTATAATTCATAATAATGTTAATtgaatacttgttttattttattttttaaatccacagACGCCAGAGATCTCGGAATGTACATAAACATAAGAATAATAAAAAGGTCTAATGACTTTTCCATCAATACCTTGAATTGATTTCTGTCATCATGATCTTCTTCATCCACCTTGTCCTGTTTTAAAGCCTTCAAAAACTCACTCTTCTTATCTGATCGTACACGTGTCAGTTTCATTAAACGAGGCTGAGTCATCTTGTCTACGGGTGATGAAGAGCTTGACCGGCTGCCCTACAAAAAAAAGTAGATAATGCAAATTGATTAAACTGACAGCCAAAATTACATTCCAACAACCAGTGAGATCTTAAGTGCTTTTTCCTTATACTTACTCTGCACTAAAACCCATAGCAGCCTTCAGATAAAATTAGGTTTATAGGTAGTAAACTTCAAACAGCCTAAGATACTTAATTGCCTTTGAACATGGAAAATATAAATCATGCCTCATACTGATTAGGCTAACCAAACATGGAAAACGCATTTGACATACAGACATTGTTGTTTTAGAAAATAATTCTTAATTTTGAATCGTACCTTTACAGGTGGGGCAGCAGGTTTCGGGACTAACCCTTTAAAGACACTCAGACCCGTTCCGTTCTTGGTTGGTTGCTGATGGGGAGGTCCTGCAGCAGGAAATCCAGAAGATGGATCTTCTTTAGAGACCTTTTTGATAACCATCATTTTGGAAGTTCTTGATTTTGGATTCGGTGGATGTTCTCCTTAAACAGTAgatgtatacaaataaaaaaattaaaaaaacgatGAAGGCCAATCTTTGAACAGTTTTATCTCAAAGGTCATACACAGGGTTTCAAATAAGTCATCGAAATCTACATACATATATTTGTAGCATGAAGAAAAAATGGAACTTAATATAAATGGTGTTTACTTCCCAGTGGATGTACAACTATCCCCATTagcacacataaaaaaaagaGTTATAAAAAAAGATCTTGGAAAAGTATTAAGTGTTTTATAGAACATTTAGAAATAATGGAAATAGAACTCACCCCATACACCAGCAGCAACAGATTTGCTCAGGTTTTGCTCTCTTTCAGACTCAGGATTAAGGGATGGCTTGAAAAGAACATGTTTGTAGTTAGTTATTTTAAGGCTTACATAGTACATTTAtacagtaacacttaagaacCAAGTGCTTAATGGTAGTGTACATGCAGTTTAACAAACACTTGGAAAAGCACAGTCAACTTACAAAATCCTCAGCCTCAAATTGCTTGCGTGCTTCTCTTTCTTCCCTTTTCCCATTTTCATTCCTAGTTGAGTTACTTTCACGTAGCACCTGGTTCTTTCCACTGTGAAACACACCAGCCCTGGAGCGGGAGTTTACACCATGGTAACCACCACGGGAATTCACACTTTCAGAACCATTTCTTCCTCGCCAACCATTCTTTTCCTTCCTTCCAAAATTTCCTAtgagatacaaaaaaaagagtATTTACACAAATGGCTATTTTATCTTTTGGTTGCTAAAAGCAAGCTAACTTAATAGGATCCACACAATTCAGGTCCTCAAATAATTTGCTGAGGACAAAAACATTGAACTACGAAGTCCTAAAACtgaagaaacatgtttattttcattttttttaccctAAAACTTGAATGGCTAGGTTCACATACCctgattagtactaatcttggatttttttttacttaaaataacattagttagttcaagattagtgctaacctaGGTATGTAAAACCAACCATTAAATGTTCATATTTCAAAACTGTAATTGTTGTTAGTTGCAATGATCTAGACGTCCGCCTGCAAAATACACTGTATTAAGAAAAAGGGCCTACCTCCTCCAGTACAGCCATTAGAAGATTCAAACCCATCAGAAGAATTACGTCGTCTGTGATTTACATCACTGCGGTTGTGCAGGCGCACATTTGGTTCATGTTGTTTTTCACAGTTTAGAGACGGCTACAAATTAAGTTTAGTCTGGTCAGAGGATGTAATTTTACTAAATTAAAGCAAGTCTTCAAATtacacaataacaacaataataataataagagtatATAACTTTACTGGATACTTTGCCCCTTAAATGGGCACTTTACTCCCAAGATAGCTGGGCAAAAGTCATCAACTTAGCCAATCTTTTGTGTTGATGactttacaccaaaataaataaacaatggatTGGAGAAATACCTTTGTTGACGAAGGTGGAGTAGGAAAATTAAGCCAGGCTGGAGCAAAGTCATGCTGCGCCATTTAGGTCTAGGTCTTAAGAATATTGAACAAGGCATTAACACCTCATGGCAGGTCCCTGGTcaagaaacagagagagacaaaTCATGACAATCATCATAATTagatcaaacaaaaaacaaaatatatacaatcaTATCTGTATACTGGTTACAAAACACCACTTGGGAGTCAAATAAATTAGGTTACCAATCCTT encodes the following:
- the LOC117962900 gene encoding vasculin-like, with product MAQHDFAPAWLNFPTPPSSTKPSLNCEKQHEPNVRLHNRSDVNHRRRNSSDGFESSNGCTGGGNFGRKEKNGWRGRNGSESVNSRGGYHGVNSRSRAGVFHSGKNQVLRESNSTRNENGKREEREARKQFEAEDFPSLNPESEREQNLSKSVAAGVWGEHPPNPKSRTSKMMVIKKVSKEDPSSGFPAAGPPHQQPTKNGTGLSVFKGLVPKPAAPPVKGSRSSSSSPVDKMTQPRLMKLTRVRSDKKSEFLKALKQDKVDEEDHDDRNQFKDDETLNMQNSNNSHRCRDENLNRYENEVPRVNGNALVIRSSTFPQADVLSSSLEAEHRLLKEMGWQEDSEHDETYAPLTEDEMREFQAISEQLQKNGLRKNGLSCDFKFGTWKNSTFKPTVDNDEAETSSSDTSDDDEM